In the genome of Flexistipes sinusarabici DSM 4947, one region contains:
- a CDS encoding V4R domain-containing protein — MSNQEYDFQWEHLGDIQDGRPNLGEMTSVATYRLMQYTLRDVLTKELGYEKALDILSKAGMKAGEEFCRNMLDTSLEMNDFIEHLKDVLIELKMGVLRVEKMDIDSLKMVFTMSEDLDCSGLPIIGVEFCDYDEGFIAGILKVYTGHTFNVKEVDCWATGERICRFKIDLAE; from the coding sequence CATTTGGGGGATATCCAGGACGGAAGGCCTAACCTGGGTGAAATGACAAGTGTGGCTACATACAGATTAATGCAGTACACGCTGAGGGACGTACTGACTAAGGAATTGGGTTATGAAAAAGCTCTTGATATATTATCCAAAGCGGGGATGAAAGCCGGTGAAGAATTTTGCAGAAACATGCTTGATACAAGTCTGGAAATGAATGATTTTATTGAGCATTTAAAAGATGTGCTGATTGAATTGAAAATGGGCGTCTTGAGGGTTGAAAAAATGGATATAGATTCGTTAAAGATGGTTTTTACAATGTCGGAAGATCTGGACTGTTCAGGTCTGCCCATTATAGGTGTGGAATTCTGTGATTACGATGAAGGCTTCATTGCGGGAATTCTTAAGGTATATACAGGCCATACGTTCAATGTTAAAGAAGTTGACTGCTGGGCTACAGGTGAACGGATATGCAGGTTCAAAATTGATTTGGCAGAATAA
- a CDS encoding sensor domain-containing diguanylate cyclase yields the protein MNIEDFHKIIKNALNKGPSAYDFINKESINCGEKNQFCKDLAALLNQIKVAYECTKKLSEGNLNINCSKTNFFAMPAKNLQSNLNHLTWQAQQISDGDYNHKVSFLGDFSEAFNKMTESLKEKEALGKKLVEVLEEKATTDSLTKIANRSKFNEILTYEMQRAERYQNGLSLIMFDIDHFKKINDTYGHIKGDETLKRLAEIVENNIRKPDFFAR from the coding sequence ATGAATATCGAGGACTTCCATAAAATAATTAAAAATGCGCTTAACAAAGGGCCGTCTGCCTACGATTTTATCAATAAGGAAAGCATCAACTGCGGAGAAAAAAATCAGTTTTGCAAAGATCTGGCAGCACTGCTAAACCAGATAAAAGTGGCCTATGAGTGCACTAAAAAGCTTTCAGAAGGGAACCTGAATATAAACTGCAGCAAGACAAACTTCTTTGCAATGCCTGCAAAAAACCTTCAATCCAACCTGAACCATCTTACCTGGCAGGCGCAACAGATATCCGATGGTGATTATAATCATAAGGTCAGCTTTCTTGGAGATTTCTCCGAAGCATTTAACAAAATGACGGAATCGCTTAAGGAAAAGGAAGCACTGGGAAAAAAGCTGGTTGAGGTGCTGGAGGAAAAGGCAACGACTGATTCCCTCACCAAAATTGCTAACCGGTCAAAATTCAATGAAATTCTAACTTATGAAATGCAAAGAGCAGAACGGTACCAAAACGGACTTTCCCTTATTATGTTTGATATTGATCATTTTAAAAAGATCAATGATACATACGGGCACATAAAGGGGGATGAAACGCTGAAAAGATTGGCCGAAATTGTGGAAAACAACATCAGAAAACCTGATTTTTTTGCAAGGTGA
- a CDS encoding IS5 family transposase, which yields MYYLLKTKGVVMEKYIEPTVLDSMLDFKANDSTYLDKINSLIDWKKVKSILDKKYRWTKNTSGSRAYSPLLLFKILLVQSWEKLSDPQAEFALKDRLSVIRFVGVSVSGEVPDHSTISRFRSRLLELEIFDELFSEINRQLSELNLIVKSRKEAIIDATLVESSCRPRKVVNDIAEDRHEGDDDNDSSCGGSGGNNESNISYSKDTDASWLKKGNRAYYGYKQFFCVNSDGYILGEMVKSARESEVRNLAPLLQKLNLPKGTAIYADKGYSSESNRKDISGTYADMIMYKAARNKPLTGFQKFHNKAVSKVRYVVEQAIGLIKLHFGYTRSRFIGIDKVRLELSIHCMAYNLRKGALRMI from the coding sequence ATGTATTATTTATTAAAGACAAAAGGAGTTGTTATGGAAAAGTACATAGAACCCACAGTATTAGATTCAATGTTAGACTTTAAAGCTAATGATTCGACTTATCTTGATAAGATAAATTCACTTATAGACTGGAAGAAAGTAAAATCAATCCTTGATAAGAAATACAGATGGACTAAGAACACATCTGGCAGCAGAGCTTATTCCCCGTTACTTTTGTTTAAAATACTTTTAGTACAGTCGTGGGAAAAGCTGAGTGACCCTCAGGCTGAATTTGCCTTAAAGGATCGGTTGTCAGTAATAAGATTTGTAGGAGTAAGTGTATCCGGAGAAGTTCCGGATCACAGTACCATCAGCAGGTTTCGGAGCAGATTACTTGAATTGGAGATATTTGACGAGTTATTTTCAGAGATAAACAGGCAGTTATCGGAATTAAATTTAATAGTGAAAAGCAGGAAGGAAGCGATAATAGATGCGACATTGGTAGAGTCCTCGTGCCGTCCCCGTAAAGTAGTAAATGATATTGCAGAAGATCGGCATGAAGGAGATGATGACAATGATAGTTCCTGTGGTGGTTCCGGAGGGAATAATGAAAGCAACATAAGTTATTCGAAGGACACTGATGCGAGTTGGTTAAAGAAGGGTAATAGAGCGTATTATGGCTACAAACAATTTTTCTGTGTAAATTCGGACGGTTATATATTGGGAGAAATGGTAAAGAGTGCCAGAGAGAGTGAGGTGCGGAATTTGGCACCTTTATTACAAAAGCTTAATTTGCCTAAGGGAACGGCAATATATGCAGATAAAGGCTACAGCAGTGAATCTAACCGCAAAGACATATCAGGAACCTATGCAGATATGATAATGTATAAGGCAGCGCGGAATAAGCCACTTACAGGATTTCAGAAATTTCATAACAAGGCAGTAAGCAAGGTTCGTTATGTCGTTGAGCAGGCAATTGGATTGATTAAGCTTCATTTTGGTTATACTCGTAGCCGATTTATAGGTATTGATAAGGTTAGGCTGGAATTGTCTATACATTGTATGGCATATAATCTGAGAAAGGGTGCTTTAAGAATGATTTGA
- a CDS encoding GGDEF domain-containing protein: MFSCAKVSRWGGEEFILLVPHTSLDNAAMLAEKLRKLIKTSKQPVDCKVTCSFGITHFKKGDTANTFTERADKALYKAKENGRDRFEITK, translated from the coding sequence ATTTTTTCTTGTGCAAAGGTTTCAAGGTGGGGTGGTGAAGAATTTATACTTCTGGTTCCTCACACCAGCCTTGACAATGCTGCAATGCTCGCTGAAAAACTCAGAAAGCTGATTAAAACATCCAAACAGCCGGTGGATTGTAAGGTAACCTGCAGCTTTGGCATCACGCATTTCAAAAAAGGTGATACTGCAAACACTTTTACAGAAAGAGCCGACAAGGCTCTGTATAAAGCAAAAGAGAACGGAAGGGACAGGTTTGAAATAACAAAATAA
- the nadA gene encoding quinolinate synthase NadA: protein MDLKAEIKKLLKEKDAVLLAHNYQIDEIQEIADFTGDSLGLSIEASKVQQNTIVFCGVHFMAETAHILSPEKTVLLPEIEAGCPMADMITGDKVRQLKMEYPGVPVVCYVNSSAEVKAESDICCTSANAVNVVKSLDTDRVIFVPDKNLGHYVSRFVDTEVILYEGFCPIHERVTKKEVEVLKSKHPDALFVAHPECPPEVVDMADHVCSTSGVYKYAKETDNKKFIIGTEEGVGYRLRKENPDKEFYFAYDSFKCKNMKKTNLKKVYDALVNEQYKITLDPALRNRAYTSIDKMLQVPRNY from the coding sequence ATGGATTTAAAAGCAGAAATAAAAAAACTTCTTAAAGAAAAAGATGCAGTTTTGCTGGCTCATAACTACCAAATTGATGAAATTCAGGAAATTGCCGATTTTACAGGCGACTCTCTGGGCTTAAGTATAGAGGCTTCAAAGGTTCAGCAGAATACCATCGTTTTTTGCGGTGTTCATTTTATGGCAGAGACGGCTCATATTTTATCACCTGAAAAAACCGTCCTGCTTCCGGAGATAGAAGCAGGATGCCCGATGGCAGATATGATTACAGGTGACAAGGTGCGGCAGCTGAAAATGGAGTATCCGGGTGTGCCGGTTGTCTGCTATGTTAACTCATCGGCTGAAGTTAAAGCTGAGAGTGATATATGCTGTACTTCTGCTAATGCTGTAAATGTTGTGAAGTCTCTGGATACGGATAGAGTTATTTTTGTGCCGGATAAGAATCTCGGACACTATGTTTCAAGATTTGTGGATACCGAAGTGATTTTGTATGAAGGTTTCTGTCCTATACATGAAAGGGTTACCAAGAAGGAAGTGGAAGTGTTAAAGAGTAAGCATCCTGATGCTCTTTTTGTTGCTCATCCTGAGTGTCCTCCTGAAGTTGTGGATATGGCCGATCATGTTTGCTCAACATCAGGTGTGTACAAATACGCCAAAGAGACTGACAATAAAAAGTTTATAATCGGAACAGAAGAGGGTGTGGGATACAGGCTTCGAAAAGAAAACCCGGATAAAGAATTTTATTTTGCCTACGACTCCTTTAAATGTAAAAATATGAAAAAGACAAATCTGAAAAAAGTTTACGACGCATTGGTCAATGAGCAGTATAAGATAACACTTGATCCTGCACTTAGAAACAGGGCTTATACTTCAATAGACAAAATGCTTCAGGTTCCGAGAAATTATTAA
- a CDS encoding TIGR00282 family metallophosphoesterase, which produces MRNNKTLEVLFIGDIVGRSGRRSASLALKELSETASFDLVIANVENSASGFGITLNVYKELRKLGIDFMTSGNHIWDKKDTEKEIEKYENVIRPANYPEGVPGIGFKTLETEGVSVCISNFMGRVFMPVSDCPFRSFDRLYENQPDAVHLVDFHGEATSEKMAFGLYTDSRAAAVCCTHTHVQTNDDRILPKGTFYISDVGMCGSADSVIGTTYEKAMKRFLYSMPSKFDVEKKGTLIFNAVNLSIDKTTKKVVHFEKIKKYYGE; this is translated from the coding sequence ATGCGAAATAATAAAACTCTAGAGGTTCTGTTTATCGGAGACATAGTGGGAAGGAGCGGACGCAGATCCGCCTCCCTGGCTCTGAAGGAACTCAGTGAAACAGCTTCTTTTGACCTGGTTATTGCCAATGTTGAAAATTCAGCCAGTGGTTTCGGAATAACGCTCAATGTTTATAAAGAGCTGAGAAAACTGGGTATTGATTTTATGACAAGCGGTAACCATATTTGGGATAAAAAAGATACGGAGAAAGAGATAGAAAAGTACGAAAATGTAATAAGACCGGCCAACTATCCTGAGGGTGTGCCGGGAATCGGTTTTAAAACTCTTGAAACAGAAGGTGTAAGTGTTTGTATTTCAAATTTTATGGGGCGCGTTTTTATGCCCGTTTCCGACTGTCCTTTCAGATCGTTTGACAGACTGTATGAAAATCAACCTGATGCAGTTCATCTGGTGGATTTTCACGGAGAAGCCACCAGTGAGAAAATGGCCTTCGGCCTTTACACAGATTCAAGGGCAGCCGCTGTCTGCTGTACACATACGCATGTTCAGACCAATGATGACAGGATACTGCCGAAAGGAACCTTTTATATAAGTGATGTGGGAATGTGCGGCAGTGCCGATTCAGTAATCGGCACCACTTATGAGAAGGCAATGAAACGCTTTCTTTATTCGATGCCTTCAAAATTTGATGTTGAAAAAAAAGGAACTTTAATCTTTAATGCGGTTAATTTATCTATAGATAAAACAACAAAAAAGGTTGTACATTTTGAGAAGATAAAAAAATATTACGGGGAGTAA